In Flavobacterium piscisymbiosum, the sequence TGAAACAGATAAAATTGTTGTCCCTTCTGTATTGGATAAATCTAAATTTTCTGTTATCACTGTTTTTGGCAAATCTCAACTTACTTACAACGGCTGGCCATTGTACTATTTTGGACAGGATGCAAGCGTAAGAGGCTCAAATAAAGGAATTAGTTTTCCTGCCCCGGGAGTTTGGCCTGTACCGGTGAAAGACTCACCTCTTGCAATCTAAGAACGATTCATTTTAGGAAATTCCCTTTAGTATACTCCATTTTAAATTAGTCCAATGCAGATTGGACTGATTTTAAATAAAAGGATAATACCTGTACCTAAATAAATTAAGTAAAATATGAAACCAAAAAGAATCGCATTTTTAATTGCGGCCTTATTGATCATCGTCTCTGCGGGCATTTATTTTTATTACGGATTTCTTTTTAAGGAAGCGCGAAATATAGCATCAGAGAAACCCGATTTCAGTATAACGGCCGAAAAATTACTTGAACAGTACAACTCTGATCCAAAAAAAGCTGATGTCTTGTATCTCAATAAAACTATTGAAATCACAGGTACGGTAACCAAAGAAACCGATTCTGTTATTACAATCGAAAACACTGTTTTTTGTCTGTTTACCAAAAAAATAAAAGAAAAACATCTCGATGATAAAGTAACGGTAAAAGGAAAATGTATTGGGTATGATGAACTTTTTCAGGAAGTTAAACTAGACCAGTGCACTTTTAATAAACCAAACAATTAAACCAATTATGAAGAAATTTTTAGCCTCACTCTGCCTACTTCTCGCTACTGTGGCATACTCGCAGGATGATTTGCTTAAGGATCTGGATTCTACTCAGGTAGAAGAAAGTTATTCTACGGCAACTTTTAAAGCCTTACAGCTCGTAACCCTACAGACCACAAAAATGGCTGCAAAAAAGGAGTTTTATTTTGTAGTCTCTCACCGTTTTGGTACCGTCAAAGATGGTTTTGACAGCTTTTTTGGTCTTGATAACGCAACTACGAAACTGGGTGGTATTTATGGGGTTACAGATTGGTTATCTGTAAGTCTTTCCAGACATACCTTAAACAAAATGTACGAAACGGGATTAAAATATCGAATGATGAGACAAAATGCCAATTTTCCTGTAGACATAGTTGGATACAGTGTTGCCGACATCAATACTTTTTTAGAAAAAGATCAGTATCCGGGATTAGAATTTAAGCATCGCATGACTTATGTACAGCAGCTTTTGATATCCAGAAAAGTTAGCGAAAAGCTGTCACTGGAAATAGTTCCTTCATTTGTACATAAAAACCTTTACAATCCGGCTATTGAAAACGACAATCAATTTTCTTTTGGTGGAGGCGGCCGCTATAAAATCACTAAAAGATTATCAGTCAATTTAGAGTACATGCACAATTTTGATAAACCAGACTTTTATAAAAATCCATTATCTGTAGGTCTTGATGTAGAAACAGGCGGACACGTTTTTCAACTCATATTTACCAATTCACAATCTATGAGTGAGAGCGGATACCTTACTAATGCGTCGGGTGACTGGGGTAAAGGTGATTTCTTTTTCGGATTTAATCTATACAGAGTATTTTAAAAAAACAATAAACTATGAAAAAAATAATAGCACTTACCTTTTTACTCGCTGCATTTGCAAGCTGTAGTGATTCGGATACCTATCAGGATATTGAAACACCACCCGATACAGTAACCCCTCCGGGACCAGGAACACCAGACCCTGACCCAGTAGCCACATTTAGTTATACTAAAAATGCCAAAGCTGTTATTGATGCCAATTGTATCGGTTGCCACCAAAGCGGAAGATCTGCAGGTTTCAGGCCTCTGACTACTTATGCAGAGGTAAAATCTGCGGTTGAAAACGCCGGTTTATTAAACCGAATTCAATTGCAAAGCGGACAACAGGGTATCATGCCTCAGGCAGGAAGAATGTCTCAGGCAAATATTGATATCATTGTAAAATGGAATACGGACGGTCTAAAAGAAAATTAATGATCATGAAAAAAACATATATTCATTTTTTTGTATTGGTGCTGCTTATTGCTGCAAATACAAGCGGATTTGCACAAAAATTAATCACAAAAACAGGTACTATCAAATTTCAGGCTTCTACACCTTCTAACGAAGAAGTTGCTGCAGAAAATAAAAGTGTGTCTGCCGTTCTGGAACAGTCTACAGGTGATTTTGCTGCTTTGATTCTTATAAAAGGTTTTCGTTTTAAAGTAGCTTTAATGGAAGAACATTTTAACGAAAATTACATGGAATCTGAAAAATTCTCAAAAGCGACTTTCAAAGGTAAAATAGAGGATTTTGATATTTCTAAAATTACAAATACAGCTAAAAACTTCACTTTAAAAGGGGATCTTACCATTCATGGAAAAACAAAACCTGTAACAGTAAGCGTAAAAATTTCAAAAGCTGCTAACGGAGTTAATGCTACAGGTTTATTTGAAGTAAAACCGGAAGATTTTGACATCGAAATACCCAATCTTGTGAGAAAAAAAATTGCTGATAAAATAAAAATCAACTACAATTTTTTATTAACTAAATGATCGTTAAAAAAAAAGAAAATAATTAGATAATAAAAACTACCCACCAATTATTATCTACATTTATTTTTTTGATTTGGAAGATCACTAAACATGACTAATGCCCTGAGGTCAGTTTTATATTAAGCTGACCTCTTTTTTTAACTTCAATTCAAATTAAATGATCTGCAAAAATTATGTTGTTACCGGAGAAGATGTGAATGATTTTATGGTCATGGAAAGCGCTTCCTACATTGCATATACAGTTCGATTATTGTATCATTTTTTGTTTTGCCATGGTTTTTCAAAAGAAAAACTCAATACACTGCATCTTGTTCTTCAGGAAGGAAATCATGTATTGGTTTGCCATAAAGACCTGATGTTTACCGAGCATTTTTTTGTAGAATTAAAACATTGTTACATAGCTGAAAAAATCAACATTAAAAGCAGTTTTTTCAACTCAAAAAATGAATGTTGTGCAGAAGTTACCAAAGAAGTAACATGGTTCGACTCTCTTAGAGGAGAGGTTATTGATGCTCCTAAACAAATCCTTCGTCATTTTAATACAGGTTCAGGAGCATAATCTTTGAATTATTAAAAATCTATATGCTCTTTATACATATAAGCTTTTCTATATCCGAATTAAAATATAATTGAACTGTTTTTTATTTTGATTCTCTCACAATTCTCCAACGATCAAAGCTGCAATCGTACTTATACCCCAAATCACACATTTCTCTAATCCATTTCCTCAAGTTTTCATTCATTATTAATTTATCCGGTTCTGCCAGAAATTACAAAAAAGAGTTTGCAGTCCCAGAAGGATTGCAACAATAGGTCACAAACCCGCATCAATTCTATCTTTCAGTAATTTCAAAAACCGTTTTGCCACGGTTTTACCACATTTTTTTGATCGATTTTACAAACAGTAAAATTATAGAAAACAAAAGACCCACTCAAATTGAGTGGTATTTTTATGTGAACGCAGAAGGATTCAAACCTTTGATCGTCCCGATTGAAAATCGGGATGCTCTATCAAGCTGAGCTACGCACTTAAACCATTTAGATATAAAACAAAAATACCACTCAAATTGAGTGGTATTTTTATGTGAACGCAGAAGGAGCGAATACGAACCTTTTACTTGAAGACCTAAAAATTTTAGCCGACTCTTTTGACGAGGTTTTGTAATTCAAAAGTATTATACCGCTTTCCCATTCATCCTATATTAATATGTTAGAAGACGTCTGGATATTCAAACAAAAAATAGCGTAAAATTTACAAACATTTTTTACTTGTTTCTAAGCCTGTAGTTTTCGTTCGCATATACATGAAGAAAACGATTATATTTCGTTTATAAATGAATTTGTTCCATAGTTAAAAATTACGAAACTGTAATTTTTATAGACTATTTATATCCTTTTCTATCAATCGATATCTATCTTTTACATCTTCACCTTGATAATAATTTAGTAAATCTTCTTTCGTTAAAGTACCATCCGACAAGAATTTTTTGAGATATTGTTGATTAAACTCCATTAATAAGATGCTTTTTTCCAGCTGTTTAAGGATAACTTTATTATTATCAATATTATTTTGAACCAAGTTTTTTATAGTTGTTATTTCGTTAATGTCTTTTATAAGGCGATTGACTAAAATCACCAATAAATCCTTATCTAATTCGACCTGTTTGGAATTCAATGCAATATCTCTCGCCAGCATGTAAGCAATTGTCAAATTGGAATAATCTCCTTTTTGAGAATTAATAATAGCAACTAATCCAACTCCAGAGATATATCCAACATTTTCAAACACCCGAAGAACAGAATTGTCTACTAAAGAAATATCAAATATAATGAGACTTACTTTTGAATCTCTGTTAGCTTGAGCTTCGAGTAATTGGCTCCAAGCTGTATCGGTCTTTCTTGTAAATAAATCTTTAGTTTCAATATCTCCCAAACGGACACTCTTGTCGAATTTACATTCAATAGCGATTCTAAGATTTACATTACCATCTATCTCACAAATAATATCACCTGTTTTATTTCTTGGAATACTCCCGGCATTATTCCCTGTGAGTATGGCCCGATCTTTTAGTTTTTTCTCTGAAAAATACTGATTGAGAAAATCGGCTATTTCTTCCTCAGCCAAAATACCTTTGATTGACGATTTATAAAATAGCTCTTTCTTCATATCAAAAATCATTTTCAAACTTTCCAATTCTGTACCAAGTTCATTACTTGTCTTGGCAAGAAATGCTGACATGCGATCTTCCATTAAAGCTAAAACACCTATATAAATTGCTCGAAGCAGTTTTTCGTCTCTTTCAAACACTGGAAGATTGTCAAAATAATTAAAAACGATTTGATTTTCTATTTCGAATTCTTTTATTTCGATTCGTCTTAGTTGTTGGTTTATTTTTATTGTTGACATATTGTTTTACTTGATTATAGAATTTACTAAAGCTTCATAGTGAAGTTTATCTTTCTTTTTGATGTAAGTTACTAATTCTTTACACGCTATCGGAATATCTGCCATATATTCACTTTG encodes:
- a CDS encoding YceI family protein; the protein is MKKTYIHFFVLVLLIAANTSGFAQKLITKTGTIKFQASTPSNEEVAAENKSVSAVLEQSTGDFAALILIKGFRFKVALMEEHFNENYMESEKFSKATFKGKIEDFDISKITNTAKNFTLKGDLTIHGKTKPVTVSVKISKAANGVNATGLFEVKPEDFDIEIPNLVRKKIADKIKINYNFLLTK
- a CDS encoding DUF5777 family beta-barrel protein, translating into MKKFLASLCLLLATVAYSQDDLLKDLDSTQVEESYSTATFKALQLVTLQTTKMAAKKEFYFVVSHRFGTVKDGFDSFFGLDNATTKLGGIYGVTDWLSVSLSRHTLNKMYETGLKYRMMRQNANFPVDIVGYSVADINTFLEKDQYPGLEFKHRMTYVQQLLISRKVSEKLSLEIVPSFVHKNLYNPAIENDNQFSFGGGGRYKITKRLSVNLEYMHNFDKPDFYKNPLSVGLDVETGGHVFQLIFTNSQSMSESGYLTNASGDWGKGDFFFGFNLYRVF
- a CDS encoding cytochrome c, producing the protein MKKIIALTFLLAAFASCSDSDTYQDIETPPDTVTPPGPGTPDPDPVATFSYTKNAKAVIDANCIGCHQSGRSAGFRPLTTYAEVKSAVENAGLLNRIQLQSGQQGIMPQAGRMSQANIDIIVKWNTDGLKEN
- a CDS encoding OB-fold putative lipoprotein translates to MKPKRIAFLIAALLIIVSAGIYFYYGFLFKEARNIASEKPDFSITAEKLLEQYNSDPKKADVLYLNKTIEITGTVTKETDSVITIENTVFCLFTKKIKEKHLDDKVTVKGKCIGYDELFQEVKLDQCTFNKPNN